One window from the genome of Maylandia zebra isolate NMK-2024a linkage group LG18, Mzebra_GT3a, whole genome shotgun sequence encodes:
- the arhgap21b gene encoding rho GTPase-activating protein 21 isoform X3 gives MMASRWVPSCEDDERQRARSSFCESDTPEWRSLADSAAAPYPTDDEPFSWPRPKTVRLHRTSQGFGFTLRHFIVYPPESTLHYFPEEDHGRRAGRQRNRLEPMDTIFVKQVKEGGPAHGAGLCTGDRIVKVNGASIIGKAYCEVISLIQDSGDFLELCVMPKDEDVLQLAYSQDAYLRGHSSYSGNACHIPDPPSLCYPRVDCKPTGMAQPTDSVGQVCRAPTAPPDHGYRKEITVPPTPPLASYPKSQTAVCMRNDSVRTVVVPHNTAHMGRMVPAHRMEFMEPAFVRGRPGSLAQYPQPRKADVYPGGPGMVPYGAQVSNYPGNHQSIDWRTYQTYREYIDNKGIHSHGSRTIQERLDSLRAAGQASFGPTHHVMRGDWGPKVIRRRSTSHDRSYQGPPPHLQVAPRSASQDRMSSAERISNARNWPPRSVSQDGLVHKSRARSTDYVDPAELARPSDRRGGYGRADQGTRLSRQAIPRQAMVYRPSVGYSGGMRGPPVPSLYTKGHDSLQTRSSPMLSDRPLHFAKSSSVEYSFADQRVSGKVSPAGQALQQLQSRVQVETMQPVEVGRDAALVGLRSSSCSAPKEMPQRPSILKPPHSDSQSQVNGQSPSESIVVLREKPLSGKNPSPLRQPSYILAVNDDGGDSTADVVACWLPNDARREIQMRRLGERCNTSCSSNLDESLDSIPFIDEPVSPSVDREAAPIPPSAVISVAPSTAPSGQGSPCPPIRRQLSHDQESLRSALLESDSTSKTERSKSYDEGLDIYQEESRARSSSKHLPSFRGLRKALDGHKSSGDSGSRRDSSSVIFSDSSREGLLNFRQFSTDKNKRVGGGMRSWKQMYAVLQGHTLTLYKDRKDALSRSSGQSEEEPLRISIEACLIDISYSDTRRKNVLRLTTSDCEYLFQAEGRDDMLSWIKDIQKNSNPDEENAAVSRDLISRRIKEYNMSAPSSRSEPSPKPARHSLSIKTPFLGGKTDDESSPPRDRGTWKIAIPGIIRKPFEKKTPAGITFGVRLDDCPSAQSNENVPLIVEVCCKVVEERGLEYTGIYRVPGNNAAISSMQEELNSKGMNDIDIQEDKWRDLNVISSLLKSFFRKLPEPLFTNEKYADFIEASRIEDSVERLKELKRLICELPIHHYETLKFLCAHLKRVSDNCEKNKMEPRNLAIVFGPTLVRTSEDNMTNMVNHMPDQCKIVENLIQQFDWFFADDGDEDPVTTAEQESTVQSQPVPNIDHLLSNIGRTAPSPGEVSDSACSETSKSKGLWGSGKDQCSKELIRSSFFVNRKRKKPKEKVQPSSSDDDLDPVFTKKELPKESQQHPLWSPHSRTEEEEEEEEEEQQTDETSEKEKEKNSSEEQLDKTNRKEYLSNSSMSQPSPSLPPKRISSNLQTGSPYPSPTHSPDLSYRMPMVHQSSLTDPPSNYDDTVSDLGTMNSTSSQASVPRMRRGKTVGALGAEMCPSGLGAEVCSITSDYSTTSSMTFLTGAELSTLSPEVQSVSESRGGEDADDERSELISEGRAMETDSESDLSVFTVGKADQREPQEVLRPLPSHRLIECDTLSRKKAAQQKTNSESSLDGARSDKDSTGPSRSSGSVKGRSTASLSTASRSELDKGEPTWKLKITDRLKVRMRMSVDDMFGVGSQRIQSSEGRSKKKNIRRRHTMGGQRDFAELSVLGDWPQQVHIGSRSELSAVDRLKPKCSSQDFSIGDWIARERHRSSNPEVSLDFSEQQNPRASSSSEPPHHPAEALNGDFPQSKNLSLSATAHPHKLTSSQVVHSRFYQYL, from the exons AGTGACACTCCAGAGTGGAGGAGCTTGGCTGATTCGGCCGCAGCGCCGTACCCAACAGATGACGAGCCATTCTCATGGCCGAGGCCGAAAACTGTGCGTTTGCATCGCACATCCCAAGGCTTCGGCTTCACCCTTCGACACTTCATTGTGTACCCGCCGGAGTCAACGCTGCACTACTTTCCG GAGGAAGATCATGGCCGCAGAG CAGGAAGGCAGCGAAATAGACTGGAACCAATGGACACTATTTTTGTGAAGCAGGTCAAGGAAGGTGGCCCTGCTCATGGCGCTGGGCTTTGCACAG GTGATCGAATAGTGAAGGTGAATGGAGCAAGCATCATTGGGAAAGCTTATTGCGAGGTTATATCTTTGATCCAAGACAG TGGTGACTTCCTTGAACTTTGTGTAATGCCAAAAGATGAGGATGTACTGCAACTG GCCTACTCCCAGGATGCCTACCTCCGTGGCCACAGTAGCTACAGCGGAAATGCCTGTCACATTCCTGATCCACCTTCATTATGCTACCCCAGAGTAGACTGTAAGCCTACGGGCATGGCCCAGCCGACAGACTCGGTGGGGCAGGTCTGCCGAGCGCCAACAGCACCTCCAGACCATGGGTACCGTAAGGAGATTACTGTGCCCCCAACACCACCTCTGGCATCGTATCCTAAGAGCCAAACAGCAGTGTGCATGCGCAATGACAGTGTGAGGACAGTGGTAGTTCCTCATAATACAGCCCATATGGGGCGCATGGTTCCAGCACACAGGATGGAATTTATGGAACCTGCCTTTGTTAGGGGGAGGCCTGGGTCACTGGCCCAGTATCCTCAACCTCGAAAGGCAGATGTCTATCCCGGTGGTCCTGGAATGGTTCCATATGGAGCTCAGGTGTCAAACTACCCAGGAAACCACCAGAGCATTGATTGGCGCACTTACCAGACATACAGGGAGTACATTGACAACAAAGGGATCCATTCTCATGGTAGTCGGACTATCCAGGAGAGGCTGGACAGTTTACGAGCTGCTGGTCAGGCCAGCTTTGGCCCTACTCATCACGTTATGCGGGGAGACTGGGGTCCTAAGGTGATACGGCGAAGGAGTACTTCCCATGACCGGTCATACCAAGGACCTCCACCCCACCTTCAAGTTGCCCCTCGCAGTGCCTCACAGGATCGCATGAGCAGTGCAGAGAGGATTAGTAATGCAAGGAACTGGCCCCCTCGAAGCGTGTCCCAAGATGGCCTAGTTCACAAATCCCGGGCCCGATCCACAGACTATGTGGACCCTGCAGAGCTGGCCCGGCCCAGTGACAGGAGAGGGGGATATGGAAGGGCAGACCAAGGTACGAGGCTCAGTAGGCAAGCCATTCCCAGGCAGGCCATGGTCTACAGGCCTTCTGTGGGATACAGTGGCGGTATGAGGGGGCCCCCAGTCCCTTCTCTGTATACTAAAGGACACGATTCTCTTCAAACTCGCTCTTCACCCATGCTCTCTGACAGACCCTTACATTTTGCAAAGAGTTCAAGTGTTGAATATTCTTTCGCTGACCAAAGAGTTTCAGGCAAAGTTAGCCCTGCAGGCCAAGCTCTCCAGCAACTTCAAAGCAGGGTGCAGGTTGAAACCATGCAACCTGTTGAGGTAGGCAGAGATGCAGCATTGGTAGGACTCAGATCTTCTTCATGCTCTGCTCCCAAAGAGATGCCCCAGAGGCCTAGCATCCTCAAGCCACCTCACTCAGATTCCCAGAGTCAAGTAAATGGGCAAAGCCCCTCTGAGAGTATCGTGGTTCTAAGGGAGAAGCCTCTATCTGGAAAGAACCCCAGCCCCCTCCGGCAACCCTCCTACATCCTGGCTGTCAATGACGATGGAGGTGACTCCACGGCCGATGTGGTGGCGTGTTGGCTTCCTAACGATGCACGTCGAGAGATCCAAATGCGCCGCCTTGGGGAACGGTGTAACACCTCCTGCTCCAGCAACCTGGACGAGTCTCTGGACTCCATTCCATTCATCG ATGAGCCAGTCAGCCCCAGCGTTGACCGGGAAGCTGCTCCTATTCCACCCTCTGCTGTTATATCTGTTGCGCCATCCACAGCTCCCTCTGGTCAAGGCTCACCATGTCCTCCCATTCGACGCCAGCTGTCACATGACCAAG AGTCCTTGCGAAGTGCTTTGCTGGAGTCTGACTCAACAAGCAAAACTGAGCGGTCCAAGTCCTATGATGAGGGTCTGGATATCTATCAGGAGGAAAGCAGGGC GAGATCTTCCAGTAAGCATTTGCCCAGCTTCAGGGGGCTGAGAAAG GCTCTGGATGGGCATAAATCATCTGGGGATTCTGGCTCTCGAAGGGACTCCTCTTCAGTGATCTTCTCTGATTCTTCCAGAGAAGGGTTGCTTAACTTTAGGCAGTTCAGTACAGATAAAAATAAG CGTGTTGGTGGGGGAATGAGATCATGGAAGCAAATGTATGCTGTTTTACAAGGTCACACCCTGACCCTGTACAAAGACAGGAAAGATGCATTGTCTCGCTCTTCAGGGCAATCCGAGGAGGAACCACTGCGAATTAGCATCGAGGCCTGTCTGATTGACATCTCCTATAGCGATACAAGACGCAAGAATGTGCTCCGACTAACCACCTCAGACTGCGAGTACTTGTTTCAGGCAGAAGGGAGAGATGACATGCTGTCTTGGATCAAAGACATTCAGAAAAACAGTAACCCAGATGAAGAg AACGCAGCTGTGAGTCGGGACCTGATCAGCCGAAGGATCAAAGAATACAACATGAG TGCACCCAGCAGCAGGTCTGAACCTTCACCCAAGCCTGCCCGACATTCGCTGAGCATCAAAACGCCATTCCTTGGAGGCAAAACAGATG ATGAGTCCAGTCCACCACGGGACAGAGGTACTTGGAAAATTGCCATTCCAGGGATCATAAGGAAGCCATTTGAGAAAAAGACTCCAGCTGGCATCACTTTTGGTGTCCGACTTGATGATTGTCCATCTGCACAAAGTAACGAG AATGTTCCTCTCATTGTGGAGGTGTGCTGCAAGGTTGTGGAGGAGCGAGGCCTGGAGTACACAGGAATCTACAGGGTCCCTGGGAACAACGCTGCCATCTCCAGCATGCAGGAGGAGCTCAACAGCAAAGGCATGAATGACATCGACATCCAGGAAGAC AAATGGCGGGACCTTAACGTCATCAGTAGTTTATTGAAGTCCTTTTTCAGAAAACTTCCAGAACCTCTGTTTACAAATG AAAAGTATGCAGATTTTATAGAAGCCAGCAGAATAGAAGACTCAGTGGAGAGATTAAAGGAGCTCAAGAGGCTG ATCTGTGAGTTGCCAATTCATCACTATGAAACTCTGAAATTCCTTTGTGCTCACCTCAAAAGAGTTTCTGACAACTGTGAAAAGAACAAG ATGGAGCCTCGTAATCTAGCTATCGTGTTTGGCCCTACCCTGGTCAGAACCTCTGAGGACAACATGACTAACATGGTTAACCACATGCCAGACCAGTGCAAGATAGTCGAGAACCTTATTCAGCAGTTTGACTGGTTCTTCGCTGATGATGGTGACGAGGACCCTGTT ACCACAGCGGAGCAAGAAAGTACAGTGCAGTCTCAGCCTGTGCCCAATATCGACCACCTGCTCTCCAACATTGGgcggactgcaccctctcctgGCGAAGTCTCAG ACTCAGCATGTAGTGAAACCTCCAAATCAAAG GGCTTGTGGGGATCAGGGAAGGATCAGTGTAGCAAAGAATTGATTCGCTCCTCCTTCTTCGTTAACCGCAAACGCAAGAAGCCCAAGGAAAAAGTTCAGCCTAGCAGTTCAGATGATGACCTGGACCCTGTGTTTACAAAGAAGGAGCTACCAAAGGAGAGCCAACAGCATCCTCTGTGGTCCCCGCACAGTCGGaccgaagaggaggaggaggaggaggaggaggagcagcagacagatgaaaccagcgagaaagagaaggaaaagaacAGTTCTGAGGAGCAGCTGGACAAAACCAACAGGAAAGAATATCTTTCTAACAGCTCAATGTCACAGCCCTCTCCCTCCCTGCCTCCAAAACGCATTTCCTCCAACCTTCAGACTGGATCCCCCTACCCCTCTCCTACACATTCCCCAGACCTCAGCTACCGTATGCCGATGGTTCACCAGTCCTCTCTCACGGACCCGCCATCAAACTATGATGACACGGTGTCTGACCTCGGAACGATGAACAGCACCAGCTCTCAAGCATCAGTGCCCAGAATGAGGCGTGGCAAGACGGTGGGTGCCCTGGGAGCAGAGATGTGTCCCAGCGGGCTGGGAGCGGAGGTTTGCTCCATTACCTCAGACTACTCCACCACATCCTCCATGACTTTCCTGACTGGAGCTGAGCTCAGCACCCTCAGTCCCGAAGTGCAGTCTGTGTCTGAGAGCAGGGGCGGAGAAGATGCTGATGATGAGAGAAGCGAGCTCATCAGCGAAGGAAGGGCAATGGAGACGGACAGCGAGAGTGACCTGTCAGTGTTCACTGTGGGTAAAGCCGACCAGCGAGAACCGCAGGAAGTCCTTCGACCCCTCCCCTCACACAGACTCATCGAATGCGACACACTTTCAAGAAAGAAAGCCGCCCAACAGAAAACCAACAGCGAGTCTTCTCTGGACGGCGCTCGTAGCGATAAAGATTCCACTGGACCGTCACGCTCTTCGGGGTCAGTTAAGGGTCGTTCCACCGCAAGCCTCAGCACTGCGTCCCGGAGTGAGCTGGACAAAGGAGAGCCCACGTGGAAGTTGAAGATCACAGACAGACTGAAGGTACGCATGCGAATGTCTGTGGATGACATGTTCGGTGTGGGCAGCCAGAGGATTCAGTCCTCAGAGGGCCGCAGTAAGAAGAAGAACATCAGACGCAGACACACGATGGGCGGGCAGAGAGACTTTGCCGAGCTGTCAGTCTTGGGAGACTGGCCGCAGCAGGTTCACATCGGCTCACGGTCTGAGCTCTCAGCTGTGGACCGGCTGAAACCTAAGTGCAGCTCTCAGGACTTCTCAATCGGGGACTGGATCGCCCGCGAGCGCCACCGATCCAGCAATCCCGAGGTCAGTCTGGACTTCTCTGAACAGCAGAACCCCAGAGCCTCGTCCTCTTCTGAACCCCCACATCATCCTGCTGAGGCGCTGAACGGGGACTTCCCCCAGAGCAAAAATCTGAGCCTCTCGGCCACCGCTCACCCACATAAACTCACCAGTTCCCAGGTGGTCCATTCGCGCTTCTATCAGTACCTGTGA
- the arhgap21b gene encoding rho GTPase-activating protein 21 isoform X2, which produces MMASRWVPSCEDDERQRARSSFCESDTPEWRSLADSAAAPYPTDDEPFSWPRPKTVRLHRTSQGFGFTLRHFIVYPPESTLHYFPEEDHGRRGRQRNRLEPMDTIFVKQVKEGGPAHGAGLCTGDRIVKVNGASIIGKAYCEVISLIQDSGDFLELCVMPKDEDVLQLPISLETTNLAYSQDAYLRGHSSYSGNACHIPDPPSLCYPRVDCKPTGMAQPTDSVGQVCRAPTAPPDHGYRKEITVPPTPPLASYPKSQTAVCMRNDSVRTVVVPHNTAHMGRMVPAHRMEFMEPAFVRGRPGSLAQYPQPRKADVYPGGPGMVPYGAQVSNYPGNHQSIDWRTYQTYREYIDNKGIHSHGSRTIQERLDSLRAAGQASFGPTHHVMRGDWGPKVIRRRSTSHDRSYQGPPPHLQVAPRSASQDRMSSAERISNARNWPPRSVSQDGLVHKSRARSTDYVDPAELARPSDRRGGYGRADQGTRLSRQAIPRQAMVYRPSVGYSGGMRGPPVPSLYTKGHDSLQTRSSPMLSDRPLHFAKSSSVEYSFADQRVSGKVSPAGQALQQLQSRVQVETMQPVEVGRDAALVGLRSSSCSAPKEMPQRPSILKPPHSDSQSQVNGQSPSESIVVLREKPLSGKNPSPLRQPSYILAVNDDGGDSTADVVACWLPNDARREIQMRRLGERCNTSCSSNLDESLDSIPFIDEPVSPSVDREAAPIPPSAVISVAPSTAPSGQGSPCPPIRRQLSHDQESLRSALLESDSTSKTERSKSYDEGLDIYQEESRARSSSKHLPSFRGLRKALDGHKSSGDSGSRRDSSSVIFSDSSREGLLNFRQFSTDKNKRVGGGMRSWKQMYAVLQGHTLTLYKDRKDALSRSSGQSEEEPLRISIEACLIDISYSDTRRKNVLRLTTSDCEYLFQAEGRDDMLSWIKDIQKNSNPDEENAAVSRDLISRRIKEYNMSAPSSRSEPSPKPARHSLSIKTPFLGGKTDDESSPPRDRGTWKIAIPGIIRKPFEKKTPAGITFGVRLDDCPSAQSNENVPLIVEVCCKVVEERGLEYTGIYRVPGNNAAISSMQEELNSKGMNDIDIQEDKWRDLNVISSLLKSFFRKLPEPLFTNEKYADFIEASRIEDSVERLKELKRLICELPIHHYETLKFLCAHLKRVSDNCEKNKMEPRNLAIVFGPTLVRTSEDNMTNMVNHMPDQCKIVENLIQQFDWFFADDGDEDPVTTAEQESTVQSQPVPNIDHLLSNIGRTAPSPGEVSDSACSETSKSKGLWGSGKDQCSKELIRSSFFVNRKRKKPKEKVQPSSSDDDLDPVFTKKELPKESQQHPLWSPHSRTEEEEEEEEEEQQTDETSEKEKEKNSSEEQLDKTNRKEYLSNSSMSQPSPSLPPKRISSNLQTGSPYPSPTHSPDLSYRMPMVHQSSLTDPPSNYDDTVSDLGTMNSTSSQASVPRMRRGKTVGALGAEMCPSGLGAEVCSITSDYSTTSSMTFLTGAELSTLSPEVQSVSESRGGEDADDERSELISEGRAMETDSESDLSVFTVGKADQREPQEVLRPLPSHRLIECDTLSRKKAAQQKTNSESSLDGARSDKDSTGPSRSSGSVKGRSTASLSTASRSELDKGEPTWKLKITDRLKVRMRMSVDDMFGVGSQRIQSSEGRSKKKNIRRRHTMGGQRDFAELSVLGDWPQQVHIGSRSELSAVDRLKPKCSSQDFSIGDWIARERHRSSNPEVSLDFSEQQNPRASSSSEPPHHPAEALNGDFPQSKNLSLSATAHPHKLTSSQVVHSRFYQYL; this is translated from the exons AGTGACACTCCAGAGTGGAGGAGCTTGGCTGATTCGGCCGCAGCGCCGTACCCAACAGATGACGAGCCATTCTCATGGCCGAGGCCGAAAACTGTGCGTTTGCATCGCACATCCCAAGGCTTCGGCTTCACCCTTCGACACTTCATTGTGTACCCGCCGGAGTCAACGCTGCACTACTTTCCG GAGGAAGATCATGGCCGCAGAG GAAGGCAGCGAAATAGACTGGAACCAATGGACACTATTTTTGTGAAGCAGGTCAAGGAAGGTGGCCCTGCTCATGGCGCTGGGCTTTGCACAG GTGATCGAATAGTGAAGGTGAATGGAGCAAGCATCATTGGGAAAGCTTATTGCGAGGTTATATCTTTGATCCAAGACAG TGGTGACTTCCTTGAACTTTGTGTAATGCCAAAAGATGAGGATGTACTGCAACTG CCTATTTCTCTGGAGACTACTAATCTG GCCTACTCCCAGGATGCCTACCTCCGTGGCCACAGTAGCTACAGCGGAAATGCCTGTCACATTCCTGATCCACCTTCATTATGCTACCCCAGAGTAGACTGTAAGCCTACGGGCATGGCCCAGCCGACAGACTCGGTGGGGCAGGTCTGCCGAGCGCCAACAGCACCTCCAGACCATGGGTACCGTAAGGAGATTACTGTGCCCCCAACACCACCTCTGGCATCGTATCCTAAGAGCCAAACAGCAGTGTGCATGCGCAATGACAGTGTGAGGACAGTGGTAGTTCCTCATAATACAGCCCATATGGGGCGCATGGTTCCAGCACACAGGATGGAATTTATGGAACCTGCCTTTGTTAGGGGGAGGCCTGGGTCACTGGCCCAGTATCCTCAACCTCGAAAGGCAGATGTCTATCCCGGTGGTCCTGGAATGGTTCCATATGGAGCTCAGGTGTCAAACTACCCAGGAAACCACCAGAGCATTGATTGGCGCACTTACCAGACATACAGGGAGTACATTGACAACAAAGGGATCCATTCTCATGGTAGTCGGACTATCCAGGAGAGGCTGGACAGTTTACGAGCTGCTGGTCAGGCCAGCTTTGGCCCTACTCATCACGTTATGCGGGGAGACTGGGGTCCTAAGGTGATACGGCGAAGGAGTACTTCCCATGACCGGTCATACCAAGGACCTCCACCCCACCTTCAAGTTGCCCCTCGCAGTGCCTCACAGGATCGCATGAGCAGTGCAGAGAGGATTAGTAATGCAAGGAACTGGCCCCCTCGAAGCGTGTCCCAAGATGGCCTAGTTCACAAATCCCGGGCCCGATCCACAGACTATGTGGACCCTGCAGAGCTGGCCCGGCCCAGTGACAGGAGAGGGGGATATGGAAGGGCAGACCAAGGTACGAGGCTCAGTAGGCAAGCCATTCCCAGGCAGGCCATGGTCTACAGGCCTTCTGTGGGATACAGTGGCGGTATGAGGGGGCCCCCAGTCCCTTCTCTGTATACTAAAGGACACGATTCTCTTCAAACTCGCTCTTCACCCATGCTCTCTGACAGACCCTTACATTTTGCAAAGAGTTCAAGTGTTGAATATTCTTTCGCTGACCAAAGAGTTTCAGGCAAAGTTAGCCCTGCAGGCCAAGCTCTCCAGCAACTTCAAAGCAGGGTGCAGGTTGAAACCATGCAACCTGTTGAGGTAGGCAGAGATGCAGCATTGGTAGGACTCAGATCTTCTTCATGCTCTGCTCCCAAAGAGATGCCCCAGAGGCCTAGCATCCTCAAGCCACCTCACTCAGATTCCCAGAGTCAAGTAAATGGGCAAAGCCCCTCTGAGAGTATCGTGGTTCTAAGGGAGAAGCCTCTATCTGGAAAGAACCCCAGCCCCCTCCGGCAACCCTCCTACATCCTGGCTGTCAATGACGATGGAGGTGACTCCACGGCCGATGTGGTGGCGTGTTGGCTTCCTAACGATGCACGTCGAGAGATCCAAATGCGCCGCCTTGGGGAACGGTGTAACACCTCCTGCTCCAGCAACCTGGACGAGTCTCTGGACTCCATTCCATTCATCG ATGAGCCAGTCAGCCCCAGCGTTGACCGGGAAGCTGCTCCTATTCCACCCTCTGCTGTTATATCTGTTGCGCCATCCACAGCTCCCTCTGGTCAAGGCTCACCATGTCCTCCCATTCGACGCCAGCTGTCACATGACCAAG AGTCCTTGCGAAGTGCTTTGCTGGAGTCTGACTCAACAAGCAAAACTGAGCGGTCCAAGTCCTATGATGAGGGTCTGGATATCTATCAGGAGGAAAGCAGGGC GAGATCTTCCAGTAAGCATTTGCCCAGCTTCAGGGGGCTGAGAAAG GCTCTGGATGGGCATAAATCATCTGGGGATTCTGGCTCTCGAAGGGACTCCTCTTCAGTGATCTTCTCTGATTCTTCCAGAGAAGGGTTGCTTAACTTTAGGCAGTTCAGTACAGATAAAAATAAG CGTGTTGGTGGGGGAATGAGATCATGGAAGCAAATGTATGCTGTTTTACAAGGTCACACCCTGACCCTGTACAAAGACAGGAAAGATGCATTGTCTCGCTCTTCAGGGCAATCCGAGGAGGAACCACTGCGAATTAGCATCGAGGCCTGTCTGATTGACATCTCCTATAGCGATACAAGACGCAAGAATGTGCTCCGACTAACCACCTCAGACTGCGAGTACTTGTTTCAGGCAGAAGGGAGAGATGACATGCTGTCTTGGATCAAAGACATTCAGAAAAACAGTAACCCAGATGAAGAg AACGCAGCTGTGAGTCGGGACCTGATCAGCCGAAGGATCAAAGAATACAACATGAG TGCACCCAGCAGCAGGTCTGAACCTTCACCCAAGCCTGCCCGACATTCGCTGAGCATCAAAACGCCATTCCTTGGAGGCAAAACAGATG ATGAGTCCAGTCCACCACGGGACAGAGGTACTTGGAAAATTGCCATTCCAGGGATCATAAGGAAGCCATTTGAGAAAAAGACTCCAGCTGGCATCACTTTTGGTGTCCGACTTGATGATTGTCCATCTGCACAAAGTAACGAG AATGTTCCTCTCATTGTGGAGGTGTGCTGCAAGGTTGTGGAGGAGCGAGGCCTGGAGTACACAGGAATCTACAGGGTCCCTGGGAACAACGCTGCCATCTCCAGCATGCAGGAGGAGCTCAACAGCAAAGGCATGAATGACATCGACATCCAGGAAGAC AAATGGCGGGACCTTAACGTCATCAGTAGTTTATTGAAGTCCTTTTTCAGAAAACTTCCAGAACCTCTGTTTACAAATG AAAAGTATGCAGATTTTATAGAAGCCAGCAGAATAGAAGACTCAGTGGAGAGATTAAAGGAGCTCAAGAGGCTG ATCTGTGAGTTGCCAATTCATCACTATGAAACTCTGAAATTCCTTTGTGCTCACCTCAAAAGAGTTTCTGACAACTGTGAAAAGAACAAG ATGGAGCCTCGTAATCTAGCTATCGTGTTTGGCCCTACCCTGGTCAGAACCTCTGAGGACAACATGACTAACATGGTTAACCACATGCCAGACCAGTGCAAGATAGTCGAGAACCTTATTCAGCAGTTTGACTGGTTCTTCGCTGATGATGGTGACGAGGACCCTGTT ACCACAGCGGAGCAAGAAAGTACAGTGCAGTCTCAGCCTGTGCCCAATATCGACCACCTGCTCTCCAACATTGGgcggactgcaccctctcctgGCGAAGTCTCAG ACTCAGCATGTAGTGAAACCTCCAAATCAAAG GGCTTGTGGGGATCAGGGAAGGATCAGTGTAGCAAAGAATTGATTCGCTCCTCCTTCTTCGTTAACCGCAAACGCAAGAAGCCCAAGGAAAAAGTTCAGCCTAGCAGTTCAGATGATGACCTGGACCCTGTGTTTACAAAGAAGGAGCTACCAAAGGAGAGCCAACAGCATCCTCTGTGGTCCCCGCACAGTCGGaccgaagaggaggaggaggaggaggaggaggagcagcagacagatgaaaccagcgagaaagagaaggaaaagaacAGTTCTGAGGAGCAGCTGGACAAAACCAACAGGAAAGAATATCTTTCTAACAGCTCAATGTCACAGCCCTCTCCCTCCCTGCCTCCAAAACGCATTTCCTCCAACCTTCAGACTGGATCCCCCTACCCCTCTCCTACACATTCCCCAGACCTCAGCTACCGTATGCCGATGGTTCACCAGTCCTCTCTCACGGACCCGCCATCAAACTATGATGACACGGTGTCTGACCTCGGAACGATGAACAGCACCAGCTCTCAAGCATCAGTGCCCAGAATGAGGCGTGGCAAGACGGTGGGTGCCCTGGGAGCAGAGATGTGTCCCAGCGGGCTGGGAGCGGAGGTTTGCTCCATTACCTCAGACTACTCCACCACATCCTCCATGACTTTCCTGACTGGAGCTGAGCTCAGCACCCTCAGTCCCGAAGTGCAGTCTGTGTCTGAGAGCAGGGGCGGAGAAGATGCTGATGATGAGAGAAGCGAGCTCATCAGCGAAGGAAGGGCAATGGAGACGGACAGCGAGAGTGACCTGTCAGTGTTCACTGTGGGTAAAGCCGACCAGCGAGAACCGCAGGAAGTCCTTCGACCCCTCCCCTCACACAGACTCATCGAATGCGACACACTTTCAAGAAAGAAAGCCGCCCAACAGAAAACCAACAGCGAGTCTTCTCTGGACGGCGCTCGTAGCGATAAAGATTCCACTGGACCGTCACGCTCTTCGGGGTCAGTTAAGGGTCGTTCCACCGCAAGCCTCAGCACTGCGTCCCGGAGTGAGCTGGACAAAGGAGAGCCCACGTGGAAGTTGAAGATCACAGACAGACTGAAGGTACGCATGCGAATGTCTGTGGATGACATGTTCGGTGTGGGCAGCCAGAGGATTCAGTCCTCAGAGGGCCGCAGTAAGAAGAAGAACATCAGACGCAGACACACGATGGGCGGGCAGAGAGACTTTGCCGAGCTGTCAGTCTTGGGAGACTGGCCGCAGCAGGTTCACATCGGCTCACGGTCTGAGCTCTCAGCTGTGGACCGGCTGAAACCTAAGTGCAGCTCTCAGGACTTCTCAATCGGGGACTGGATCGCCCGCGAGCGCCACCGATCCAGCAATCCCGAGGTCAGTCTGGACTTCTCTGAACAGCAGAACCCCAGAGCCTCGTCCTCTTCTGAACCCCCACATCATCCTGCTGAGGCGCTGAACGGGGACTTCCCCCAGAGCAAAAATCTGAGCCTCTCGGCCACCGCTCACCCACATAAACTCACCAGTTCCCAGGTGGTCCATTCGCGCTTCTATCAGTACCTGTGA